The Mytilus edulis chromosome 4, xbMytEdul2.2, whole genome shotgun sequence nucleotide sequence gatataaggatgaggcttagaaacggggaaatgcgaggctgtgccgagctatttcccTGTTTCGGGCCGAATGGGGTGAGTTCATTTATCTAAATATCTATAATGTTCATTTTATGGTAAGGAGTCATAAAGCAGTTTGGAAATTTATGTCAATTATTTACAGCTAATTAAGTTTACTTTACTCTGGGTACcttgtttaaatgtaaacttaCTTTATGTGAGAAGGCAGATAATATAAGAACGTTCTTTTATCACATTTCATGCAAAACATTTTTGTCCCTTGtgagtttaaatttttttttttgttaataccTAAAATAAGTACTAATTAAACTATTATTATTAGTTAATCAGTAAATATAATCCAATTAAAATCTAAATGATGGAAGGAGGATTAAACCACCTgcaaacaaaaagacaaaatgttGGTTCAAAGAAGTGTTGGTAATAAAATAAGAATATCTTTTACAAATAATACACAAAGATATTTTAATCATACCAGTACTGTTCCTTCAACTGCTTTTCCTCCCTTGCCAGTCATaacgaaattttcaaaatataaatatgacattCCACTTTCCCTTTCTACAGAGCAAGCAAACTGTGTCTTTGTTTCATCTACAGATAACTTCATCAGCCATTGCTACAACAGATAAATAGAACATTGTATTCTGATTTACTATACATACACTGTAATATAAAGTTGGGTTAGTTTGTATTAAAGCAAGAGTTCAAAATCAAAAGGAACCTTACTTTTATCAatgtcatcaacaacaaaagtttCTGATACATCAATCTTAGTTTACTTGAGTTtgtaaaaaacatgtaaaaaaagacTTTCAATCTGCATGACCTATGGCACCTTAAAACAAAAAGGCAAAGTGTTGATCCACTTCATTgtaactttggtggatagttctCTCATTAGCAATCAATTGCTGGGCTGGTGCACAtttttgtttgggggccagctgaggcccacctcttggtgctggattttctcgaagacccattggttgcaaGTTGGGCAGTTGCAAACAGGTATATAGAAAGAACAAAATGAtgggttttctcgtttgaatattttacatttgtgatttccaGACGTATTATAGCTGACTACGTGGTATgcgctttgctaattgttgaaagctgtacggtgacctatagttgttaatttctgtttcattttgtctcttgtgaagagttgtctacattggcaatcataccacatcttcatttctATATATATTATTGGCATTAAAATTGTCTAGGAAACATTTAAGAACAGCAATAAATCTGTTGTAAGACAAAGACACTGtttttcacattttgaaattatcTGCAAATATAACAGTCTCCTACTGGTCATAATATCTGAACATGATAATGCAGCTCTGTCTTCTTTTTCAGCAATGTTCAAAGTTCCTTGATAATTTGCAAACACCAAGCACAAGAAATGGGTGCAGAACTTTTCTTTTTAAGTTCAAGAGGGTCATATTTCTTAATTCATGAGGAACTCAAAATTGATCTGTAATTCCCATACATGTAGGAAAACTTAAACAAAACTCATTCATTATTGTTCCTCTACTTTCTGATctgtaatttataataaaaagaacaagactatattttaaaatcaagTCACTATCTCAATTGATgacataaataaactcataaaaataaaaaattttctGTCTTTGTACTGTATTTCTTTTTCCAAGTGTCAAGTGGTCATCGAGgcaaaaaccacaaaatcaaaagcttttgtCACAAAGAAAAttgaattcaatttttttaaggACTGATTTACTAGAACAACTGTTACCATCAGAAAACCCTAAAGATATCAATGACAGACTATAATCATGATATTAGATTATTGATGTAccattaacaaaaattgaaaatgttattaTTGTTTGACCACCATAAAATTCTATAATTATCtctgtaaccatggtaacttACTTCATCTGTTCCTCCCTCAGCTTGGTAGGTAAAGGAACAGGTAAATCcttcctagaaaaaaaataatcataagtACTAAAAATTCTATCTTTTTGATCACAGTagttttatttcaacaaattatatacTGGTATACATCTTACAATGTATCTTCCAATTTTTAAACATTTGGCAGACACATTTATGTTTTTGCAGTTGAATCTTAATATAAAGACAGTTAGACTCTGAATCTACAGCAATCTAAACGAAGATTCAACAGGGAGGTACATGCAGTGATATTGATCTTTAGTTTACAAGTCTGAACAGTAACTTAGAATATTAGTCTTAAAATTATGATAtgactgatacatgtatatatttaaacaCAAAGCACCAATAATTTGCTAAACATTTCATTGCTCACTTCAATGAAATTCTTTTATAGGTGTCACatcaccaattactccctccaattcagaacgtatgtgaaagtaggcctactcagacaaaaaatagtgcatttgatgtcattgtttacttaaactaaccaacaaattggcagaaatgaaccttttggtgaaagagaaatatattgttggccaggaggattttgaaaataaataactcagccttgataatcacaaaaataaatggtttgttctgtggtagttttgaaaataaattacctgacttgcaatgtattgaaaataaataactcagcaggtctaatcaaaagtatgagatggcaccagattttTCATAAATTCctcttttttccccaaaaaaatcgggaaacacttcccaatttttttaataataaaataataaatattatttagatatacttgaaatgtctgaaaattggtttcatttaacttgaagtatattgtctcaggaaaccttacctcacttttattttaacagggccgtaactacattgagacAATTGCCTCATAAAGGAAATTTTGAAACCAAACTCTTGTCTCCAtatatatcaaattgtgttcacggtgagtgccttgcaagaagcaagttctgttttctctcagacgtagccctgattttatgggatcaatgtttcttatttatttgtcttttgttcattgattgccctcctgtattctgttagtgttgtattccttttgtaatctagtataaattttgttatgaacttgttcatgagtttaaaaaaacaaacacagccacagacttaactatgtgaattccatttttgctttatcatgcacattgatgttgtccctagaacaagtagaaacttaagtcttacgtacactgaatttatacattttgctttaagaccaaaatattgtcaaaaaattatgaaaacaaaacttgcattttcagattatgaaagggtcttcaGAACACCCAGAAAGCAGATTTTgaatcatttgttctatagcttcttgggcactcagtggctccaaaacccttcaaaaaatgTGTTAGCCAATAtttttaaaagaggctagttacaaactttaatactatgtacatgtaggtatgcaatacatgtacatgcagttgggaatataaaagatttatttctGCAGAGGATTAAAATTAATTCTGATTCAATGACTTGActaaacatgtattatttataataaacaaatcatttaaaaattgtaagttttggaatatcataaatatactgtaaattcagaaattaatgcgaggtttttattattgcgaaaaatgcgactgagttgtaaccgcaataatttaaactcgcattttgatatattttatatgaatttaacagaatttttcttaaaattgtaaaaattaaaatcgcatttctgtctaaaatgacaaaatcgcaataataaatgcacgcaataatttctgaatttacagtagtcatgatagttgtgaaaatgaataatcagtccatatgctttaatgaaaatgaaaaatcttgcttcaatagtgcaaaaaatgaataatctgtcctcttagttaataaaaataaataacagatcaaaaacaaatcctcctggccccccagaatatcaaatggttttCCCCTAAGTACAAGGACCGTCTATACTAACTACACAAAATGTGTGTATCAAACAAATTGGATGTGACATTCTGCAGTTGTGAATTTTTTAATTTATGGGTTGGGTGACAGCACTGGCAAGCGGTGAAACCTGATCCTGAgtttaaacaaactttttttaaaagtttatgagAAATTACTGTGAGAAATTGTGTAccataagcaaaaaaaaaatcaaaaaaaatcccTTAAATGCATTCGGATGTCAATGATAAGAGGAAactatacaccttatcactaatcccggctgacccggccgctggAACTTTTCACGTCAACAACAATCagttttccattgtggcatcagatattttgttttatgacgtcaaaattttatgggaacctgtgtgatatccagtaaatTAATGGCGGACagatagcgataaggtgtattattacAAGCCAGACAAGTTGGGTCAATTTTGACCTTAGGATCAGGTCACTGTAggcatttttgataattttaaaccAGTATAAGGAACAGTGCTATTATACTGGCTTCTGAACCTTTATTGTTGCTGAAATTTTATCCTGCATCTTGTTGCTTAGTGTCTCCAGTATAAATTGGTGGAGAAAGAAACAGATAAAGATTGCAATGAGTTAGCTTAGTATGCTGATGAAAACAATGATAAGGTCAAAAACTAGAATGTGAGATCCACATTTAGTCAGTGTGAAAGGTTAAATTATGTGTCAAGTTTATATCACTAACCTACCAACAACAAGAATACGAGCAAAAATCAATATAACACCTCTAACGATCGACCAAAAGGGGCTGGAGAAACTACTAAAAAACACAAACCCTAATAAAGCCTCTGGACCAGACAACATCCCAAACCGCATACTCAAGGAATGTGCTGAACAACTAGCACCCATCCTACAAATCATCATGCAATGCTCGCTAGACACAGGTGAACTACCAAAAGACTGGAGAGACGCAAACATATCCAGTATCTTCAAAAAAGGAGACAAACACCTGGCAGAAAACTACAGACCTGTATCCTTAACATCTGTCATCAGCAAAATTCTAGAACACATCGTATGCAGGCATATTCTTAAACATctggaaaaaaacaaaatcctaACCAACTTAAACCACGGCTTCAGGTCAGGATACTCATGTGAAACCCAACTCATAACTACCATCAACGACTTCTTACAAGAACACGACAAGGGACATCAAATCGACGTAGGCATATTAGATTTCTCAAAAGCTTTCGACACCGTACCACACAACAAATTATTACATAAATTAGATCAGTATGGAATTAAAGGAAATACACACAAATGGCTTAAGAACTTCCTAACTGCAAGATCAATGAGAACCATCGTGGAAGGCGAATCATCTGGCGAAACAACAGTCGACTCTGGGGTCCCCCAGGGCACAGTCTTAGGACCAATCCTATTCCTGTGCCACATCAATGACCTACCAGACAGTGTAACATCATCAGTAAGACTATTTGCTGACGACTGCCTACTAtacagaacaattaaaaatagccAAGACCAACAAAAGCTACAAACAGATTTGGAACAACTAGAAATCTGGGCCGACAAATGGGGAATGCGATTCAACGCCAAAAAGTGCTATGTTCTATCCATAAACAAAAAAGCAGACAAATTCTACACACTTAATAAACACATCCTACAAGAAGTACAAGTGAACCCCTACTTAGGACTCCAAATCTCAAACGATCTGAAATGGAGCTTCCACATAAATAACATCAGCAAGAAAGCCAACGCCACCTTGGGCTTTCTTCGGAGGAACTTGAGGAACGTACCAGAAGCATGTAGGAAAGTAGCATATATATCCCTTGTAAGATCAACCATGGAATATGGCGCAACAATCTGGAACCCATATATGAAAGGGGATATTGACAAACTAGAACGTATCCAAAACAGAGGCTTACGATTCATAAAGAAAAACTACAGGAGTCGGGAAACAGGGTCCATAACTAATATGAGACGCCAGCTTGAAATGGAGACGCTAGAGGAAAGAAGACACAGCCTCCGTCTTATCCTGATTTACAAGGTGGTTGAGGGTCTGGTGCCGGCTCTACCAGCCGACAATTTTGTCATACCAGCAAGACCGAAACGAACAATTAAAGCCAAAACGTACTTAAACTGTGAAACTGACAATATCATCGAACGTCAAGTTATTAATAACACCAGAGGACTGAAAGTACCAAATAGCAACAAACCACAGTACAAACATTCATTTTTTGTGGAAACAACTATTCACTGGAACCAACTACCAGATAAAGTTGTGCATGCAGGTTCTGTAGAGGCATTTAAGACCGCTCTACAAGAACACCGCCCATAACAACGGCGCTCTTCTCCACCGTGTATAAAAGCCTTAATAGGATTCTACACGTACCACTACAGACACTACAGATACAGATATTTGCATAGACTTTGGGAATTGACTGGATTAGTGTAATACCAAATCTTTTTCTTCTGTTATCCTTTTTCCTAAGGGCCTGACATCAATTGTTTCTGCTCTCACTTCATCTGGGTCGATGTTACTAGAGGCACTGTAGCCAAATAAGTAAACAATACAAAAGAGGTATTGGAGATTCAGTTGCATTACGTTTCAGCTTTACTTTTCAACACACACAATTTCGCCAGATGGACGTGGACCAATGAACGTTGAAATTGTAAGGTCAAAATCCAGAACGTCATTTCGGAAGATCCTTTGGACTTTTAAATTCTAATAAATGATAAACTCCGAAAGATCAAAGTCCAAATAGACAGAAGATACCACACAATCTTGAAAAATGGCAGCCCCTATGAGATATGATGGGAAAGTGGCTTTAATTACCGGTGCAGGAAATGGTAATATGATTTTTATGgttgttaaatttatattttgtacaataatgaaatgcaaatattgtttcttCAGAGATTTGACAAGATCTCAGCTGATATTAACCCTTGAAGTTTTAAGTTTGGTCCACCAATCATCCAAATGAATATAATTGTTGTACACGTAACTAAACCCAATAAGGTCAAAGGCAATTTAATTCTGTTCAATTCCCTGTTTGgagtaatttattttgaaatctgcactgtgtaacacacacagaatcACTGGGTCTGTTTCTAATGTTTTTCACTGGGATGTGCAACTGGTCTGCCATGCATTCCATCTTAAATTTCGCACTGAAGGAACAGGTTGGAGCCATTGTCATCtttgtaatatgaggcaggcaatACCTGGGAAGaagtttgtattaaaaaaaattttaattcacGCATGTCATgcatgttgataaaagaaacggaaataccgtaacgtttccgatattggttctgttgttagggatttagttgtgacgatatttaagttatgacgtcatattcaatgttaacaaaaaaaacactgttatcaggtaacgttttttttatatcaaacaattattaaaaatgattgggtGTTGAATTCCTTCCTACATGtcctatatttgttgatatgttgataaatatacattttattcaaagtctcatgcaaacaagaccggccAGAAAACATTTGTGCGCAGATGCAGACCGGAAAAGAAAGTAGATCTGAacaaaaagttaacgattttgagttcattagtagaatgaaaaatttgggaatttttttttttttcattgatttttctaccattgtctaccgtaattggggacttcgtccccatattaattGGATGAATGTACAAATCTAACGATTCTCTACAAAATTGACCGATCGTATAAATTTGACAGTTCCTATTGGGTTTGACAACTTGAACTCAAATGATATATACTGTGGGGCCGCAAATTAAAATAAGTATTTGTTACTGTTAGTTAACTCCATACAACCAAGACATTCATATCTTTAGTGGTATTCATTTTATGTACATCTTAAAACATGATATCATGGGTCACATGTTCAAGCATGGACTTACAAACAGAATAACTTAATtattatatgtacaatgtatttagTTTCCTTGTATAGCCTGAGGTCTTAGCACAAGAttcaaaatatgatattatatttGTTGGAAGATGTAAAAAATTCATTACTTATTTGACAGAAAATTCTGGGCATAATTAAGAAGcgaacatttttttattgttattctttaatgtatcaaatatttactgatttttttagctcacctgacctaaaaggtcaagtgagcttttctcatcacttggcgtccgtcgtccgtcgtccgtcgtctgtcgtccgtcgtccgtaaacttttacaaaaatcttctcctctgaaactactgggccaaattctaccaaacttggccacaatcatccttggggtatctagtttaaaaaatgtgtggcgtgacccgtcaaaccaaccaagatggccgccatggctaaaaatagaacataggggtaaaatgcagtttttggcttataactcaaaaaccaaagcatttagagcaaatctgacatgggggtaaaattgtttatcaggtcaagatctatctgccctgaaattttcagatgaatctgacaccggttgttgggttgctgcccctgaattggtaattttagggtaattttgctgttttttggttattatcttgaatattattatagatagagataaactgtaaacagcaataatgttcagcaaagtaagatctacaaataagtcaacatatttaaaatggtcagatgacccctttaggagttattggcctttatagtcaatttttaaccatttttcgtaaatcttagtaatcttttacaaaaatcttctcctctgaaactaccatgccaaactaaaccaaacttggccacaatcatcattgggatatctagtttaaaaaatgtgtggcgtgacccggccaaccaaccaagatggccgccatggctaaaaatagaacataggggtaaattgcagtttttggcttataactcaaaaaccaaagcatttagagcaaaggacaaggtatgataagaggCGTTTTTGGCCCCCTtcccaaataagtttatatatacatcattgaTAGCCTTAGTATAGAAACTattcaaaactatgatttttttatgttccggtgaaaggaaggttgcctagcaacggtttagataaatagccaaattatcaCATATGCATTGCTTTCTCATTACACACTATCATAATTCAAAATAGTATTGTTTGTTTTACACTAACTTGAGTTTGCAAATGAAAAGTCACTtcaatttcagtttaaaaaatgCTTAGCAACAACCTAGCAACACAAATTTTGCCTAGCAACGgttcaaaaatttgtaatttcgGCCATATGAGGCATAAATATAGCAATATGTAAAGATTTAGCTActgtaaatgatttttctttcataTGTATGATGTCTGagtcatcattatttttttcaagaaaatgaaattgaCCATAGTGTTAGACTATTTTGATCATTATGGGTCTAATTTCACGTACAACATATTTCTTTAAGAGAGTGACATGTCTTGATGACTGGATACGACATAAAACAATCCGTACGTAATATTCTGATCAATTATGGATCCCGGAATAATTTCTTACCCGTGCCGTTCACTTTGACGTATTATAATGACTtgtcaaaatatgtaaacaatcggattatttttcaaattttaagacatGAGCGCCAACGTAGACCACCATGATATTTTATTAGGTGAAAGATACATAAGAGTACAGTTGATGGTTTAAAATTTCAAGATGGTCTACGTTGGCGCTGATGTCAAATTTTGTCTCCGAACATGAcgaaattgtagattttttacactttttgtCGTTTAGGGCTTTTCAAGGTCTcagtttgaacatatttgagtacataacatttaaaaataaggtTCTACATGGACGATCAGATACTGCAGTTCATTACACAGGCGTGATGGGTTTCaacttcaaaatttaaaatttctgaaaaaagGGGGGCCAGAAACagcccttatcataccttgtcctttaacGTTGGGTAagattgtttatcaggtcaagatctatctgccctgaaattttcagatgaatcggacaacccattgtcgggttgctgcccctgaattgataattttaggaaaattttgctgtttttggttattatcttgaatattattatagatagagataaactgtaaacagcaataatggtcAGCAaggtaagacctacaaataagtcaacatgaccaaaattgtcggttgaccccttaaggagttattgccctttatagtaaatttttaacaacttttcctcattttttgcaacttttctaaaaatcttcttctccaaaactactttgccaaatttaaccaaacttggacacaattatcattgtggtttatagtttaaaaaatgtgtccgatgacccagcctactaAACAaaatggccaacatggctaaaattagaacatagtggtaaaatgcagtttttgctttatatctttgaaactaagacatttagggcaaatctttcaacatttaaatgtccatcagaataagatatatcccctcacaaattttgagttgaatcggacaaccggttgttgggttgctgccctacaATTTGtgattttaaggatattttgcagtttttggttattatcttgaatactattatagatagagataaactgtaaacagcaataatgttcagcaaagtaagatctacaaataagtcagcatgatcaaaattgttagaggaccccttaaggagttattgccctttatagtcaatattgaacaactttttcgtcatttttgtaacttgtataaaaatcttttctaaaacgacttgtccaaatttaaccaaacttcgcTACAATCATAATACATtgtactagggtatctatttaaaaaaaaagtgtctaatgaccccgcctaccaacgaagatggccgacatcagtaaacacattaacaggtgagcgacacaggctcttgagagcctctagttttgaaaGAACTCTTGACCATTCATGTTAATATTCATTCAGCAGAAACAAACAACTATTGGATCCATAACCACGGTTATGTAATCAAATTTGCTTCAATTATTGAAAACTGATGATGGCCGCACAGACAAATGCCCCATGAGTGTGTAATGGCATTCTTGACAAACTGAGCAAGTATCTTTTACTTCCTTAAGAACTCAATAGTGACAACAATGTGCTAATTTCTTGTTGAGCTCCTGTCAGTGTAATACATATTAAACACATCACATGATGCACTAGTCTTGTTTATTAAATCGTGTAGACCGAAAGCTGACCGCAATAGTTAGACCGTACATGTTGTTAGTTTAGCAAAAAGTATGTATATGTAATTTTGATTGATATTGACAAACTGTTAATTCACTTTTAGGTATTGGTCGAGATTATGCATTGGCATTTGCTGCCAGAGGTGCCTCAGTTGTTGGTAAGTATTACTAAGAGTACTGAAAAATGGCAGCTTTATTTTCAGACATTCATTCACCTATAAGTTAcaaatgcaattttaaatttgaagcTGTAGAAGCTCACTCTATAGAAAAGTTTGTATGATGAAaaattatatacaattttgataatatttattatgtattaagaaacaattatgaactgatattatttatgttattgttttcAGTTAATGACCTTGGAGGTGACATGAAAGGTGGAGGTCGTGGCACAATGGCAGCAGATAAAGTTGTTGAAGAAATTCGAGCCAAGGGTGGTAAAGCAGTACCTAACTATGGTAGGTAAACCGATGTTAACTTGGGTTAAGAAGTACCCAGCGATGGtagataaataaactcattatagataccaggactaaattttatatatatgttagatgcgcgtttcgtctacaaaagactgatcagGTAAAGGGTGGTAAAATTGATGCCCAGTAGGGATATTGGACTATCTTTAAACTCGATACATTTTGTCTACTGTTGTATACCATAACCATCAAATCTAAATGTGTGCATGCTAGTATATTATGTCTATTATCTACAAAGATTTTACATATGTCATTCGTGTCTAAGGTTGtatttaaaattcagttttttatttacaataaatgtatGCATAATTTCTGTTTGTATGAAATTAATTTCTGATTTTTAGATTCTGTTGAAGAAGGAGAGAAATTGGTACAGACAGCATTGGAAAATTTTGGAAGGATAGGTGAGTATACAAATTCATTAAACAACTACAGATTTCTAAGACCAACATGTTTAAAAGGCttgaatgtaaaatgtaaaagtgtttgacaaagaaaaaaatcataacattGTACACTTAATGTCAGTTCTAGGACAGTTTAAAACAATTGACTGAATTGCTGTCATTGTTTCATTAGCTTCTAAAATTAGTGTATTTTGGGGGATATGATGAGAATGATATAATGAATGGTCATTTAGTATATAAGCCATCTGATTAGGAAAACAATATAAGTTAACCATCTTTTTTGCTGGACATTCCCGACAAATTTCCCTTTTAACAATGGCACATTTTTTCTGTCACGAAAGTTActgattttatgttttattttatataaaattgagaattgaaattgggaatttgtcaaagagactacCATCCGACCAAAGAACAGCGGAAggccacctatgggtcttcaacacagtaaGGAAATCCAATATCCAGAGGCAGGCTTCTTCTGGCATAAAAAATTCTTCTTCACAAAAATGTTTCAGTGaaataatggatgtcatactataCTTCCAAACATATTAATGAACTATAATTAAAAAATTCATATAAGtctaacaaacatgacaaaggccagaggctcctaacttgggacaggccaAAAAATGTGatggggttaaatatgtttcaagagatatcaaccctcccttatacctctagccaatgtagaaaaaaacaaacacactaCAATACTGTCAATACACATAGTAAAACTAAGTTTGAATATCTTGTTtgcaaatttcaaataaatatctatatattttttttcagatattgtgGTAAACAATGCTGGAATATTAAGAGATAGGTCCTTTGCCAGGATAAGTGACCAAGACTGGGGTAAGACTTTTATCACTAAAATAAAGAAACAGTTCATcagaaaataatttaacaaagtaATCATGTACCAGTAAAtcgatcaatttatttggcattttatttGTGGAAATTGACACTTTGTTATTAAGAATATTATGAGTAAAAGATATTCCACTTGTTTTgattaaaagtcaaaatcgcaactataaatacacacaataatttctgaatttacagtatacagtCTCTGTTTCTGCAACTtgcacattgttgtcaatataatggaatttgatgcaattGTCAtgcaaatgagaggtttagctagctataaaaccaggttaaatccaccattatCTACTTAAGAGAATGCCTGTATCAACaagaatatgacagatgttgtccatttattcgtttcatgtgtttgatcttttgaattTGCCATCTGGTGAGAGActttccattttaatttttttcttatttcagtattttttgtgattttactttttgatatctACTTGCAAGAACTATAGAGCAAGTGAAACTGGGAAGTAAAAGCACATTTGATAAATGTACTTGTAATTGTATACTTCAGACTTGATTCACAGAGTTCATTTGAGAGGATCATTCCAGGTCACAAGAGCAGCATGGCCACACATGAAAAAGAACAAATATGGCAGGTCAGTAATCGGTTTTATAAACACACATTTATTATAGCAATGAAATAAGGATAAAGTTTTCTTAAAGTAAAATGATCTGAAAATATGAGCATTACAATTTGGAGTGATGTTATTATTTctataactttaaaataaaatttatgagattgttatttcatttcaga carries:
- the LOC139519417 gene encoding myeloid-derived growth factor-like, with the translated sequence MQLNLQYLFCIVYLFGYSASSNIDPDEVRAETIDVRPLGKRITEEKDLEGFTCSFTYQAEGGTDEQWLMKLSVDETKTQFACSVERESGMSYLYFENFVMTGKGGKAVEGTVLGSQGKPLEVGEYKVDIPGNTVSSVDGKFEHMLDKVEIVLKKQKEEL